In Candidatus Poribacteria bacterium, the following proteins share a genomic window:
- a CDS encoding tetratricopeptide repeat protein, whose amino-acid sequence MNGSTSADYNEAIKLKSNYAKAYYNRGNAYRDKIDFDKAVLDYTKGIDLNPDYVDAYYNRGKLYDEADECDKAIEDCRAVIKLEPEHADAYSYRGTLYRDKGEHDKAIEDFKRFLENR is encoded by the coding sequence ATAAACGGTAGCACTTCAGCGGACTACAACGAGGCGATAAAACTCAAGTCTAATTATGCCAAAGCATATTACAATCGTGGCAATGCGTATCGTGATAAAATTGATTTTGACAAAGCCGTTTTAGATTATACGAAGGGGATAGACCTCAACCCCGATTATGTTGATGCCTATTATAATCGCGGTAAACTTTATGACGAGGCAGATGAATGTGACAAAGCCATTGAGGACTGTAGGGCAGTGATAAAGCTTGAACCTGAACATGCTGATGCCTATAGCTATCGTGGCACCCTTTACCGTGATAAAGGTGAGCATGACAAAGCCATTGAAGATTTTAAGCGGTTCCTTGAAAACCGTTAG
- a CDS encoding type II toxin-antitoxin system RelE/ParE family toxin has translation MHTSRLRNIQIYRASNGKEPFNEWLKSIQDRKTRARIRAGLERLRLGNFGNVKFVGEGVLELRFHFGGGYRIYFGEIRNTIILLLCAGDKSSQTRDIERAKSYWLKYKEENL, from the coding sequence ATGCATACCTCACGCCTACGAAATATACAGATCTATCGCGCATCAAACGGTAAAGAACCTTTTAATGAATGGTTGAAATCAATTCAAGATAGAAAAACAAGAGCTCGGATTCGGGCAGGATTGGAACGACTCAGGCTCGGAAATTTCGGGAATGTCAAATTTGTGGGGGAAGGAGTACTTGAACTGCGTTTCCACTTCGGAGGAGGTTATCGGATTTATTTTGGTGAAATTAGGAATACGATCATCCTTTTGCTTTGCGCCGGTGATAAATCATCACAGACACGAGATATAGAACGGGCAAAAAGTTATTGGCTAAAATATAAGGAGGAAAACCTATGA